GGGAATCGCTTTCTGAGGGCGGAAAGAGTGTTTTCCACGCGGGAACGGGGGCCCGGGAGGGGTCAGCGGGCGAGGCGGACCGAGGTCGACAGCAGGGCGGCGTGGACGAACGCCTGCGGGAGGTTCCCGCGCAGCTGGCGCTGCCGCACGTCCCACTCCTCGCTGAGCAGCGCGGCCGGACCGCAGGCCGCGCGGTTGCGCTCGAAGAACCGGAACGCCTCGACCTCCTGGCCGTCGGCGTGCAGGGCCTGGGCCACCACGAAACCGCACAGCAGGAACGCCCCCTCCGTCGTGCCGAGCGGCATCGAGTCGGGGGAGTAGCGGTAGACGTGGTGGTCCTCGACGAGGTCGCGGCGCACCGCGGCGAGGGTGGCGCGCGTCCGCGGGTCGTCGACGGGGACCGCCCCGTACAGCGCCGGGCGCAGCAGGGCGGCGTCGACCCCCGGCTGCCCCGGACTGCGCTGCCAGCGTCCCTCGGTGGGGTGCAGGCAGTCCCGCGACGTGCGCGCCAGGATCGTGTCGGCCAGGGCCGCGTACCGGGCGGCCTCGCCGGGTTCGGAGTACCGCGCGATGTCCTTCAGGCCCGCGACGCACTCCAGCCGCGAGTGGGCCCACCAGTCGTCCTCGATCTCCCAGATCCCGGCGTCCGGTTCCTCCCAGCGCTTCTCGATGGCCGAGACCGCCACCGCGACGGCGCGGCGGCCGTCGGTGTCGAGCGCGTCGACCCGCGCGGCCGCGGCGAGCAGCTGCAGCACCTCGCCGAACGCGTCGAGCTGGAACTGCCCGCGGACGTGGTTGCCGGCGATGTCCCACCCGCCGGGGTACCCCGGCAGACCCGTCGACCGCTCGTCGGGGACGGGGTCGCCGAGGACCGTGTAGGCGGGCACCAGGTCGGGACCGTCCTCCAGCACCCGCCGCGTGACGAACCCGACGAGGGTCCGGAACAGGGGGTCGGCCCCGCCGGCCTCGGCGAGGGCGATCCCGGCGTAGCACTGGTCGCGGATCCAGGCGTAGCGGTAGTCGTAGCTGCGGCCCTTGTCGGCGTGCTCGGGCAGCGACATCGTCGCGGCCGCCACCATCCCGCCGTCGTCGGAGGTGAGCCCGCGGATGACGGCGATCGAGTGCGCCGCCTCGGTGGGGGCCACGCTCCCGCGCACCTCCGGGACCGCGGAGCGCCAGGTGTGCACCGTGGAGGTCCAGGCGTGCTCGGGGTCCGGGGGCGCGTCGCGCAGCCGGGTGCCGACCTCCAGGACGAGGTGGTGGCGCTCACCGGCCGGCACCCGCAGGTGTGCGCGCAGGACCCCGTCGTCGACGTCGGCCTCGCCCAGCCCGGACAGCCGCACGTGCAGGTCGCCCGTCCGGCCCGTCCAGCGACCGGCGTCGTCCCGCTTCAGCGACCGCAGCGCCCGGGCGCCGAACTGCGCGCGCAGGTCGAAGACGACGTCGACGTGGGCGTCGCCCTCGACCGCGGTGACCTCGCGCAGCAGGACGGCGCAGTCGGGGTCGCTGGGCATGGCCATCGCGTCGCGGCAGTCGATCGTGCCGTCGCCGCGGGAGGTCCAGTGGTGCCGGAACACGAGCGTCCCGGGTTCGTAGCAGCCGCCCCACGTGAACGGGTGCGACGGCGTCACCGAGAACCCGCCGCGGCCGCCGAGCAGCGCGGCGAAGACCGCGTCGTCGTGCCAGTGCGGCGCGCACATCCACGCGATGTCCCCGGCCGGGCCGACGACCGCCCCGCGCGCCCCGTCGGCGACGAGGGCGTAGTCGCGCAGGACGTGCGGGGGGAACTGGCGGCAGAACTCCTCGGCCGAGCTCACGCCGGCGCCTGCGCCCCGGTCGTCAGGAGCAGCTTGCCGACGTGCGAGGACCCCTCCAGGACCTCGTGCGCCCGGGCCGCCTCGGCGAGCGGGAACCGGTCGAACACGACGGGCCGGACGCCGCCGTCGACGACGAGCGGCCAGACGTGGTCGCGGACGCTGGCCACGACGGCGGCCTTCTCCTCGGCCGGACGTGCCCGCAACGTCGTGCCGTGCAGGGAGATCCGCTTGCGCATGAGCAGTCCGAGGTCCACCTCGGCCTGCGTCCCGCCCTGGGTCGCGATGACCACGACCCGGCCGCCGGTCGCGAGGACGTCGAGGTTGCGGGCCAGGTACGGGGCACCCACGACGTCCAGGACGACGTCGGCACCGGCGGGTTCGACGGCCCGCACCCGCTCGACGAAGTCCTCGGTGCGGTAGTTCACGAGCACGTCCGCGCCCAGCTCGGCGCACCGGGCCAGCTTGTCGTCCGACCCCGCCGTCACGGCCACCCGCGCGCCGACCTGGTGGGCCAGCTGGACGGCCATCGTGCCGATGCCGCTGGAGCCGCCGTGCACGAGCAGCAGTTCCCCGGGGCGCAGCCCGGCGAGGGTGAAGACGTTGCTCCACACCGTGCACGTCACCTCGGGCAGCGCCGCGGCGTCCTCGACGGACACACCCTGCGGGACCGGCAGCACCTGGCCCACCGGCACCGCGACCTCCTCGCCGTAGCCGCCGCCGGCGAGCAGCGCGCAGACCGGCTCGCCGACCTGCCAGCCGCTGACACCGGGCCCGAGCTCCGCGATCCAGCCCGAGACCTCCAGCCCCGGGTGCTCGGGGGCGCCGGGCGGGGAGGGGTACTTGCCCTGCCGCTGCATGACGTCGGCCCGGTTGACCCCGGCGGCCGCGACCCGCACGACGACCTCGCCGGGCCCGGCGACGGGGTCGGGCAGCTCGGTGAGGCGGAGGGAACCGGGGGGATCGACGATCACGGCGCGCACCCTGCGGACACTACGTCCGGGCCTGCGCGCCCGCCTCCGCTCAGCCGTCCAGCACCTCAGCCGTCCAGCGCCTCAGCCGCCCGCACGAGGTCGTCGGGGTCGTCCACGTCCAGGCTCTCGCGCGCCGAGACCGCGACCTCGGCGACGCGGCCGCGGAACAGCTCGCGCAACGGCTGGTCGTGGACGGCGGGCAGCCCGTCGAGGAGGCGGCGGGCGGCGGTGAGGCGGTGCGCCGACAGCAGCGGCTGCCGGCGGCCGTCCGGGTCGACGCCCAGCACCGCGTCCAGCGACGGATCGGCCGCCAGGGCCGCCAGCAGCCGGGGGACGGCGGGCGCGGCGAAGGGCTGGTCGGCGCCCAGCAGCACCACGACGTCGGCGCCGGGGCCTTCCGGCAGCGCGGCCAGACCCGCGGCGAAGCCGGCGAGCGGGCCACCGCCGGGCGGGTCCTCCCGCACGCCCCCCGGACCGACCACCACGACGGGGACGCCGCGCCCGGCCGACCACTCGTCCAGCCCCTCCAGGAGGGTGCCCAGGACGGTCGACCCTCCCAGGGGAGCGGTCAGCTTCGCAGCGAGGACCCCGTCCCCAGGCCCGCCGGAGGGGTCGAAGCGGCGGCCGGAACCGCCCGCGACCACCACGACCGCCACCCCCGCCGACGTCTCCCGCACCCCTGGTCCCACCCCGTCGCCCACCCCGCAGGAGTTGCACGTTTCACCGGAATGGTCAAGCGGCGCGCCGGACTGCCGATGGGCCGAACGAGGGGTCTCGCCCCCGCGGGTTACACCTCGCGGGTCTGCGTCCCGATCACTCACGAGTCTGCTCGACCCACGGTGAGCAGTTTCGACCGCTCACCACGTGTACGGAAGGTTGACATGCTGCGGAACCTGAGCATCCGAGCCAAGCTCGCGGTCCTCCTGGTGGTGCCCCTCGTGCTGCTGCTCGTCGCCGTCGTCGCCACGAGCGCGCGGGAGGCGGTGGCCACGTCGGAGCGACGTCACCTGGCCGCGTACGCGGGGTCGACGGCGACGATCAACGAGTTCTTCACGGCGCTGCAGACCGAGCGCAAGGACACCGTCGAGTACCTCGCAGCGCCGAGCGAGGCGGCCAAGGCGAAGGTCGTCACCGACCGCGCCGCGACCGACGCCGCCACCGCGAAGGTGACGAAGGCCGTCGCCGACAGCGGCCTCGACCTCACGCAGGGCACCGCGCGCAGCGTCTACGGCAGCGTGCAGGTGGCCCTCGGGCAGACGCTCCCGCAGGTGCGCAGCGCCGTGGACAACTCCTCCACGACGCCGATCGCCGCGCTGTCGGCGTACAGCGGCATCTCCAACGCGGCCACCGACCTCACGGTCGCGGTCGCCGAGGACGCCTCCGACCGCGACATGGCGCAGGAGATCGGCTCCTTCGGGTACCTGCTCAAGCGCGTCGACGCCCTCTCGGTCGAGCAGACCGCCGGTGTCCTGGTCCTGCAGGGCCGTTCCTCCGCCGCGCTGGACGACCTGCGCAGCACCGCGATCGAGCGCGGCGCGTACTTCGAGCAGCAGGCCCGCTACCGCCTCGGCGCCCGCGGCGTCGCGCTGCTCGACAGCAAGCTGGAGGGCGGGGCGGCGACGTCCGCGCTGGCCTTCCTCAACCAGGACCGCAACCTCTTCGCCGCCGGCGGCACCCCGACCCTGGCCCAGGGCGACTGGGAGAGCACGACCGGCGACGTCATCTCGGCCTACCAGGGCGCCACCACGGCCATCGGCGACGACGTCTCCACCCGCGCCGCCGCGGCCGCCCGCAGCGACCTCCTCGGCACGATCGCCCTGCTCGCCGGCACGCTGCTCGTCTTCGCGGCCGTCACGCTCTTCGGTGTCCGCGTCGCCCGCAGCATCGGCCGCCGCCTGCGCGGCCTGGCCGTCGCCGCGACCGAGGTCCGCGACGAGCTGCCCCGCATGGTCGAGCGCATGCAGACCCCGGGCGAGGGCCCGGGCGTGGAGTTCACCCCGCTGGCGATCAGCAGCCAGGACGAGATCGGCGAGGTCACGAAGGTCATCAACGACCTCAACGAGACCACCTTCCGCATCGCCGGCGAGCAGGCCGCGCTGCGCGCCTCCATCGCCGAGATGTTCGTCAACGTCGCCCGCCGCGACCAGACGCTGCTGGCCCGCCAGCTCGCCTTCCTCGACCAGCTCGAGCGGACCGAGGAGAACCCCGACACCCTCGAGGACCTCTTCACCCTCGACCACCTCGCGACCCGTATGCGGCGCAACGCCGAGTCCCTGCTCGTCCTCGCCGGCATCAACACCGGCCGCCGCCTGCGCCGGCCGCTGCCGCTGTCGGACGTCGTCCGCACGGCCGCCGGTGAGATCGAGCACTACGACCGCGTCGACCTCGCCCTCCAGGTGGACCCGCCGGTCGTCGGCCACCTCGCGCTCTCGGCCTCGCACATGATCGCCGAGCTCCTCGAGAACGCGACGAACTTCTCCGACCCGGGCACCCGCGTCGTCGTCGGCACCGCCGAGACCGACCGCGGCGTCGAGGTCACCATCAAGGACACCGGCCTCGGCATGAACGGCGAGGAGGTCGAGACCGCCCACCAGCGCATCTCCGGTGGCCGCGCCTCCGAGTTCGTCGGCGCCCAGCGCCTCGGGTTCTACGTCGTCGGCCGCCTCGCCGGCCGCCTGGACGTCGAGGTCGAGTTCGAGACGGCCGAGGGCCAGGGCACGACCGTGACCCTCGTCCTGCCCGCCGCCCTCTTCACCCCGGGCAGCGTCAAGGGCGGTCAGCCCGAGCTCGCCGCGCTGGACTCCGGTCTGCCGCAGCTGGGTCAGCCCGGCCCCGCCGGTGCCTCGGCCCTGCCGCAGCCCTCGGCCCTGCCCCAGGCGCCGTCAGCCCTGCCCGGTGGCGCCCCGGCCGGCGGCCTGCCGACCCGCACCCCCGCCCCGACCGGGCCGAACAGCATCGTCAGCAACCCGCTGGCGGCCACCGGCCTGGGTGACGCGCTGTCGGAGACGCTGTCGAAGTCCGCGGCCGAGGCGGCCGCGAGCTCCGACGTCGGCGTCACCTCGCCGAAGGCGAAGGTCGAGGGCCGGCAGCTGCCGACCCGCAAGCGGTCCGCGCAGGCGCAGGCCAAGGTCGACGCCGCTCCGGCCCCCGCCCCGGTCCTGCCGGTCGCCCCGGTGCTCCCGCCCGTCCCCGAGACGGACTGGAAGCCCGCCGCGGCGCCCGCCACCAGCGGTGGCGGGGCGATGCCCAAGCGCGAGCGCAAGGAGCCCGCGCCCACGGCTCTGGCTGCGGCGCAGGACATCCTGCCCAAGGCCGGCAAGAAGCCGCGTCAGGTCCGCGAGTCCGCCACGCCGCCGAAGACCGCGGCCGAGGCCTTCTGGACCTCCCGCAAGCGCGCCGACGGCGAGCTCAAGGGCTCGGCGCTGGACGCCCTCGACGCCACCCGCGGCGAGGCCCCGGCCGCCGAGACCCCGGCCCCGGTCGTCGAGGCCCCGGCTCCCGTGGTCGAGGCCCCCGTGGTCGAGGCTCCGGCCCCGGTCGTGGAGGCTCCAGCTCCCGTCGTCGAGGCCCCGGCTCCCGTGGTCGAGGCTCCGGCTCCGGCCGTCCCCGTCGCCCCGGTCGTCGAGGCCCCGGTCGCGCCGGTCGCCCCCGCGGAGGGGTCGACGGCGGGTCGCACCGTCGGCGAGGCCCTGCGCCAGCGCAACGCCCTCGCGGCCGAGGCGCTGAACGCCCTCACCGAGGGGCAGAACTTCACCCCCTCGCGGGGCACCGGCTCGGCTCCGCTGGTCCGCCGTCAGGCGGGCGCCACGGCGGCCGCGGCCAAGCCCGCCCCGGCCCGTGCGGCGGCCAACCGCCAGCGCCGCGCTCCCGCCGACGTCCGCTCGATGCTGTCCGGCTTCCAGGCCGGCGTGTCCCGCGGTCGCGCCGGGGACTCCCAGGCCGACGCCCCGGCCGGCGACGCTCCCGAGAGCGGAGCCGCCGGTGAGGCCTGACCCGAACTCCCGGAGGACCCTCCGGGCCAGCACGACCTCGCGCACCACCCACCACCGCACGGACAACCAGCAGATCGCCCCGAGAAGAGGAACCCCACTGTGACCGCGCTTAGCTCCGAGGCCGCCGACTTCAGCTGGCTCCTCGACAACTTCGTCAAGAGCGTCCCCGGCGTCACCCACACCGTCGTCGTCTCCGCCGACGGTCTGCTGATGGCCATGTCCGACAAGCTGCACCGCGAGGCGGGCGACCAGCTCGCCGCCATCGTCTCGGGCGTCTCCAGCCTGGCCCGTGGCGCGGCGAACCAGCTGCAGTCCGGCGAGGTGCGCCAGGCCATCATCGAGATGGACGACGCGTTCTTCTTCCTCGTCAACATCTCCGACGGGTCCGTCCTGGCCGTCGCCGCCGAGGCCGGCTGCGACGTCGGGCTCATCGGCTACGAGATGGCGATGCTGGTCCAGCGCGCCGAGACCGTCCTCACCCCGCAGCTGGTGTCGGAGATGCGGGCTGCCCTGCCCACGTCGACGCCGGTCGCAGCGCGGTGGTGACATCCAGTGACAGCACCTGGTAGCGCGGACCTCTGGTCCGACGACGACGACCAGGACGTCGAGGAGTTCACCGTCCGTCCGTACACCGTGACCGGTGGCCGGACCCGCCCGAGCAACGCCGACCTGCCGGTCGAGGCGCTCGTGGAGGCCGTGGCCGTCCCGGAGATCGGGATGACCCCGGAGCGGCGCAAGATCCTCGAACTCACGAAGACGTCCTACCTGTCGATCGCGGAACTGTCCGCCCACGTCCACCTGCCGGTCGGAGTCGTGCGGGTCGTGGTGAGCGACCTCGCCCAGTCGGGCAAGGTCCGCATCCACGGCCTGACCATGACCTCCGCCCCCCAACCCGCGACCACCATCAGCGTCCTGGAGAGTGTTCTCAATGGCATTTCCTCGCTCTGACGTGAGCCCCGCCGGAGCCGGAGCGCCCGCGGGAACCGACGTCCAAGCGCCGCCCACCGTCGTCAAGATCGTCGTCGCCGGCGGGTTCGCCGTCGGCAAGACGACGTTCATCGGCTCGATCTCGGACATCGAGCCCCTGCGCACCGAAGCCGCCATGACGGAGCACTCCGTCGGCGTCGACGACGCGGGCCAGAACTCCGACCGCAAGACGTCGACCACGGTCGCCATGGACTTCGGCCGCATCGCGCTGCCGGGGAACCTGTGGCTGTACCTGTTCGGCACCCCCGGCCAGGACCGCTTCCTCTTCATGTGGGACGACCTGGTCAAGGGCGCGATCGGCGCGGTCGTCCTCGTGGACACCGACCGCCTCGACCAGTGCTTCCCGGCCGTGGACTACTTCGAGTCCCGCGGCATCCCGTTCGTCGTCGCGGTGAACTGCTTCGACGGCGTGGCCCAGCACGACCTGGACTCCGTCCGCGAGGCCCTCGCGGTGCCGGACCACGTGCCGCTCGTCTACACCGACGCGCGCTCCAAGGCCGCGACCAAGCACAGCCTCATCACCCTCGTGCAGACCGCTCTGGCCCGGCTCAACGCCTCCTGAGCCACCGCACGAGAACTGGGCCGGCTCCCGTCGATCGGGAGCCGGCCCTCCTGCGTTCAGCGACGTCGTCGTTTCTCGGGGAACCTGGCACCACGTCCGTACTTCACGGCACGCCCGCGCGTCTGGGTCGACGTCCGGGTCAGGATCTCTCGGCCGACCAGGTCTCGGAGGATGTCACGAGCCTGGTAGACGTCCACGTCGAAGATTCGCTGGATGGTGGCGTTGTTGATCGACTCGTACTCCTGGACGTGGTCGACGACCTTGGTGTCCGTGTCACTGGGGTTGCGTCGGTGGTACGTGACCGCCGGTCCCAGAGCTGCGAGCGCTTGGCCCCGCAGACGGTAGTTCGGGTTGCGTCGGGCGTGGGTCCCGGCGGTCGCCTCCAACAGCCCAGCGGGTCCGTGGACGAGACGACGCAGGATGTCTTCGGTCGCGGCCACATCTCGTTGCACCACTGGGGCGACGTCCTTGGCGGTCACGGACCGCTTCTCGCACAGCATGAGGAGGATGAGCAGGGCATCGG
The sequence above is a segment of the Kineococcus endophyticus genome. Coding sequences within it:
- a CDS encoding glycoside hydrolase family 15 protein; this translates as MSSAEEFCRQFPPHVLRDYALVADGARGAVVGPAGDIAWMCAPHWHDDAVFAALLGGRGGFSVTPSHPFTWGGCYEPGTLVFRHHWTSRGDGTIDCRDAMAMPSDPDCAVLLREVTAVEGDAHVDVVFDLRAQFGARALRSLKRDDAGRWTGRTGDLHVRLSGLGEADVDDGVLRAHLRVPAGERHHLVLEVGTRLRDAPPDPEHAWTSTVHTWRSAVPEVRGSVAPTEAAHSIAVIRGLTSDDGGMVAAATMSLPEHADKGRSYDYRYAWIRDQCYAGIALAEAGGADPLFRTLVGFVTRRVLEDGPDLVPAYTVLGDPVPDERSTGLPGYPGGWDIAGNHVRGQFQLDAFGEVLQLLAAAARVDALDTDGRRAVAVAVSAIEKRWEEPDAGIWEIEDDWWAHSRLECVAGLKDIARYSEPGEAARYAALADTILARTSRDCLHPTEGRWQRSPGQPGVDAALLRPALYGAVPVDDPRTRATLAAVRRDLVEDHHVYRYSPDSMPLGTTEGAFLLCGFVVAQALHADGQEVEAFRFFERNRAACGPAALLSEEWDVRQRQLRGNLPQAFVHAALLSTSVRLAR
- a CDS encoding NAD(P)H-quinone oxidoreductase gives rise to the protein MRAVIVDPPGSLRLTELPDPVAGPGEVVVRVAAAGVNRADVMQRQGKYPSPPGAPEHPGLEVSGWIAELGPGVSGWQVGEPVCALLAGGGYGEEVAVPVGQVLPVPQGVSVEDAAALPEVTCTVWSNVFTLAGLRPGELLLVHGGSSGIGTMAVQLAHQVGARVAVTAGSDDKLARCAELGADVLVNYRTEDFVERVRAVEPAGADVVLDVVGAPYLARNLDVLATGGRVVVIATQGGTQAEVDLGLLMRKRISLHGTTLRARPAEEKAAVVASVRDHVWPLVVDGGVRPVVFDRFPLAEAARAHEVLEGSSHVGKLLLTTGAQAPA
- a CDS encoding NTP transferase domain-containing protein produces the protein MRETSAGVAVVVVAGGSGRRFDPSGGPGDGVLAAKLTAPLGGSTVLGTLLEGLDEWSAGRGVPVVVVGPGGVREDPPGGGPLAGFAAGLAALPEGPGADVVVLLGADQPFAAPAVPRLLAALAADPSLDAVLGVDPDGRRQPLLSAHRLTAARRLLDGLPAVHDQPLRELFRGRVAEVAVSARESLDVDDPDDLVRAAEALDG
- a CDS encoding sensor histidine kinase, with translation MLRNLSIRAKLAVLLVVPLVLLLVAVVATSAREAVATSERRHLAAYAGSTATINEFFTALQTERKDTVEYLAAPSEAAKAKVVTDRAATDAATAKVTKAVADSGLDLTQGTARSVYGSVQVALGQTLPQVRSAVDNSSTTPIAALSAYSGISNAATDLTVAVAEDASDRDMAQEIGSFGYLLKRVDALSVEQTAGVLVLQGRSSAALDDLRSTAIERGAYFEQQARYRLGARGVALLDSKLEGGAATSALAFLNQDRNLFAAGGTPTLAQGDWESTTGDVISAYQGATTAIGDDVSTRAAAAARSDLLGTIALLAGTLLVFAAVTLFGVRVARSIGRRLRGLAVAATEVRDELPRMVERMQTPGEGPGVEFTPLAISSQDEIGEVTKVINDLNETTFRIAGEQAALRASIAEMFVNVARRDQTLLARQLAFLDQLERTEENPDTLEDLFTLDHLATRMRRNAESLLVLAGINTGRRLRRPLPLSDVVRTAAGEIEHYDRVDLALQVDPPVVGHLALSASHMIAELLENATNFSDPGTRVVVGTAETDRGVEVTIKDTGLGMNGEEVETAHQRISGGRASEFVGAQRLGFYVVGRLAGRLDVEVEFETAEGQGTTVTLVLPAALFTPGSVKGGQPELAALDSGLPQLGQPGPAGASALPQPSALPQAPSALPGGAPAGGLPTRTPAPTGPNSIVSNPLAATGLGDALSETLSKSAAEAAASSDVGVTSPKAKVEGRQLPTRKRSAQAQAKVDAAPAPAPVLPVAPVLPPVPETDWKPAAAPATSGGGAMPKRERKEPAPTALAAAQDILPKAGKKPRQVRESATPPKTAAEAFWTSRKRADGELKGSALDALDATRGEAPAAETPAPVVEAPAPVVEAPVVEAPAPVVEAPAPVVEAPAPVVEAPAPAVPVAPVVEAPVAPVAPAEGSTAGRTVGEALRQRNALAAEALNALTEGQNFTPSRGTGSAPLVRRQAGATAAAAKPAPARAAANRQRRAPADVRSMLSGFQAGVSRGRAGDSQADAPAGDAPESGAAGEA
- a CDS encoding roadblock/LC7 domain-containing protein, which codes for MTALSSEAADFSWLLDNFVKSVPGVTHTVVVSADGLLMAMSDKLHREAGDQLAAIVSGVSSLARGAANQLQSGEVRQAIIEMDDAFFFLVNISDGSVLAVAAEAGCDVGLIGYEMAMLVQRAETVLTPQLVSEMRAALPTSTPVAARW
- a CDS encoding DUF742 domain-containing protein yields the protein MTAPGSADLWSDDDDQDVEEFTVRPYTVTGGRTRPSNADLPVEALVEAVAVPEIGMTPERRKILELTKTSYLSIAELSAHVHLPVGVVRVVVSDLAQSGKVRIHGLTMTSAPQPATTISVLESVLNGISSL
- a CDS encoding GTP-binding protein, giving the protein MAFPRSDVSPAGAGAPAGTDVQAPPTVVKIVVAGGFAVGKTTFIGSISDIEPLRTEAAMTEHSVGVDDAGQNSDRKTSTTVAMDFGRIALPGNLWLYLFGTPGQDRFLFMWDDLVKGAIGAVVLVDTDRLDQCFPAVDYFESRGIPFVVAVNCFDGVAQHDLDSVREALAVPDHVPLVYTDARSKAATKHSLITLVQTALARLNAS